A genomic segment from Glycine max cultivar Williams 82 chromosome 1, Glycine_max_v4.0, whole genome shotgun sequence encodes:
- the LOC100813522 gene encoding ribosomal RNA small subunit methyltransferase, mitochondrial, whose product MLGASRRVVGFIPRRLRSVRQLHGDGDGDGDGEEALRFYKSRGQHIFINPRILDTIFRRSAINPTDTVLEIGPGTGNLTLKLLEAAHKVVAIEIDHRMVQVLEKRVLQRGLQDKLRVIERDAMRAPFPRFDLVVANIPYRISSPLVIKLVYGATPFRSATLLLQKEFARRLLTCPGDSGGFNRLSANVKLVADVELVMDVSKRDFLPSPKVDSSVVIIRPKPQIPNVDLHEWRAFTRTCFSSNRNKTLGALFKLKGKVFELFKISNGNDECSPHKGDEAQDERGLALFKEKIIGVVTSGGFEDKRPAKLSLQELLHLLSLFNQAGIYFNHRGRHKIEDTFDTDDE is encoded by the exons ATGCTTGGTGCCTCTAGACGCGTAGTTGGATTCATTCCTCGGAGGTTACGATCAGTGCGGCAATTGCATGGAGATGGGGATGGCGATGGCGATGGCGAAGAAGCTCTACGTTTCTACAAGAGCAGAGGCCAACACATTTTCATCAACCCTCGAATTCTGGACACCATCTTTCGGAGATCCGCGATAAACCCCACCGACACGGTCCTCGAAATCGGACCCGGCACCGGCAACCTCACCCTCAAGCTTCTCGAAGCCGCGCACAAGGTCGTAGCTATCGAGATCGACCACCGCATGGTCCAGGTTCTCGAGAAGCGCGTCCTCCAACGCGGCCTCCAAGACAAGCTCAGG GTTATAGAAAGAGATGCAATGAGAGCCCCGTTCCCGCGGTTTGATCTTGTTGTGGCCAACATTCCTTACCGGATATCTTCCCCTCTCGTGATTAAACTGGTGTATGGAGCGACGCCGTTTAGGAGTGCCACGCTTCTGCTTCAGAAAGAGTTCGCTCGGAGGTTACTGACTTGCCCCGGTGACTCCGGTGGGTTTAACCGGTTGTCGGCGAATGTGAAGCTTGTGGCTGACGTGGAGCTTGTGATGGACGTAAGCAAGAGGGACTTTCTCCCTTCTCCTAAAGTTGACTCTTCTGTGGTCATAATCCGCCCCAAGCCTCAAATTCCCAATGTGGATCTCCATGAGTGGAGGGCTTTCACCCGGACTTGTTTTAGTAGTAACAGGAACAAGACACTTGGGGCATTGTTTAAGCTCAAGGGGAAAGTTTTTGAGTTGTTCAAAATCTCCAATGGAAATGATGAATGTTCTCCCCACAAGGGTGATGAGGCTCAAGATGAACGAGGGTTGGCCTTGTTCAAGGAAAAGATTATTGGAGTGGTTACATCGGGTGGGTTTGAAGATAAAAGGCCTGCAAAACTTTCTCTCCAGGAGCTTCTGCATTTGCTCTCTTTGTTCAATCAAGCTGGCATTTATTTTAATCACCGTGGACGTCACAAGATTGAAGATACGTTTGACACCGATGATGAATAG
- the LOC100811898 gene encoding D-2-hydroxyglutarate dehydrogenase, mitochondrial isoform X1 has protein sequence MVPGTCSVSELRTSEPPSLTPSKIHTQPPLSIIFNPIPKYRNVTNLTLCASAAIVHRKLPNKFEAEPETMANHNSRFLLRSFIPFFHRRMNSPLLPSATSCPRLTSGTAFDEKFTQLPSNIVRGDHRQVLSFFNPSRNFAETKQWGVGIRHKCFGSMAGSVQRNPRFSKLNDDDVRYLEGILGSKNVVQDEDKLVTSNTDWMHKYKGSSKLLLQPRTADQVSQILKYCNSRNLAVVPQGGNTGLVGGSVPVFDEVIVSLSSMNKIISFDKVSGILVCEAGCILENIMSFLDNEGFIMPLDLGAKGSCQIGGNVSTNAGGLRLVRYGSLHGSVLGVEAVLANGTVLDMLKTLRKDNTGYDLKHLFIGSEGSLGIVTKVSILTPPKLSSVNVAFLACKDYSSCQKLLQEAKGKLGEILSAFEFLDVQSMNLVLNHMEGARNPLPSLHNFYVLIETTGSDESSDKQKLEAFLLGSMENELISDGVLAQDINQASSFWLLREGIPEALMRAGAVYKYDLSIPLEHMYNLVEEMRSRLGNTANVIGYGHLGDGNLHLNISTSHYDDKILSHIEPYVYEWTSKHRGSISAEHGLGLMKANEIFYSKSHETVQVMASIKNLLDPNHILNPYKVLPQSLIS, from the exons ATGGTACCTGGCACGTGTAGTGTGTCAGAACTCAGAACAAGTGAACCTCCTAGTTTAACACCATCTAAAATACACACACAACCTCCACTTTCCATCATCTTCAATCCAATTCCAAAGTACCGTAACGTAACAAACTTGACTTTGTGTGCCTCAGCTGCTATTGTTCATCGCAAGCTACCTAACAAGTTCGAGGCTGAACCTGAGACAATGGCGAATCACAATAGCAGATTCCTCTTACGCTCCTTCATCCCCTTCTTCCATCGCCGAATGAACTCACCTCTTCTTCCTTCAGCAACGTCATGTCCTCGGTTAACTTCGGGGACAGCTTTTGATGAAAAATTCACGCAGTTACCGAGCAATATTGTTCGCGGGGATCATCGTcaagttttgtcttttttcaATCCTTCAAGAAATTTCGCGGAAACCAAACAATGGGGTGTTGGAATTCGGCACAAATGCTTTGGTTCTATGGCTGGGTCGGTTCAAAGGAACCCCAGATTCTCAAAGttgaatgatgatgatgttcgATACTTAGAGGGTATATTGGGTTCCAAAAATGTTGTTCAAGATGAGGACAAGCTTGTCACTTCAAACACTGATTGGATGCATAAATACAAAGGCTCTAGTAAGCTCCTGTTACAACCTAGGACCGCTGATCAG GTTTCTCAGATTCTTAAATATTGTAACTCCAGAAACTTGGCTGTTGTTCCCCAAGGTGGAAATACTGGTCTTGTAGGAGGAAGTGTGCCTGTCTTTGATGAA GTGATTGTTAGTCTTAGTTCTATGAATAAGATCATATCTTTCGACAAG GTTAGTGGAATATTGGTATGTGAAGCTGGGTGCATATTGGAAAATATAATGTCATTCCTGGACAATGAAGG ATTTATTATGCCACTAGACTTAGGTGCAAAAGGGAGTTGTCAGATTGGTGGAAATGTTTCAACTAATGCTGGTGGTTTGCGTCTTGTTCGCTATGGATCGCTTCATGGAAGTGtacttg GTGTTGAAGCTGTTCTGGCAAATGGTACTGTACTTGACATGCTTAAGACATTGCGCAAAGATAATACTGGCTATGATTTGAAACATCTATTTATAG GAAGTGAAGGTTCCTTGGGAATTGTTACTAAGGTTTCAATACTTACCCCACCAAAGTTATCTTCAGTGAATGTGGCTTTTCTTGCTTGTAAAGACTATAGCAGCTGCCAG AAATTGCTACAGGAGGCAAAAGGGAAACTTGGGGAGATTTTATctgcatttgaatttctggatgTCCAGTCTATGAATTTG GTTTTAAATCACATGGAAGGTGCACGAAATCCATTGCCGTCATTGCATAACTTTTATGTTTTGATTGAGACAACAGGCAGTGATGAATCTTCTGACAA GCAAAAGCTTGAAGCATTTCTACTTGGCTCCATGGAGAATGAATTGATATCCGATGGTGTTCTTGCACAAGACATAAACCAAGCATCATCTTTTTGGCTTCTACGTGAG GGTATACCAGAGGCATTGATGAGAGCAGGAGCTGTTTACAAGTATGATTTATCAATACCTCTTGAACACATGTACAATCTTGTTGAAGAAATGCGCTCTAGACTAG GTAACACAGCTAATGTAATAGGATATGGTCACCTTGGAGATGGTAATTTGCATTTAAACATTTCTACTTCTCATTACGATGACAAG ATTTTGTCACATATTGAACCTTATGTATATGAATGGACATCTAAGCACCGAGGTAGCATTAGCGCGGAGCATGGCCTGGGACTAATGAAAGCCAACGAAATTTTCTACAGCAAATCACATGAAACT GTACAAGTGATGGCTTCAATCAAGAATTTGCTGGACCCCAATCACATACTCAACCCATATAAAGTTCTTCCTCAGTCTCTCATTTCATAA
- the LOC100812447 gene encoding CDK5RAP1-like protein, producing MASSLSSVVNQPHLAQRLKLHRPSSLTTLTIFFHKHKHQHQHNASFPHPYTSSPRSRPLNLIMASRTHSPSYTLRRHFIPQATLTASEAQPRLVPDTEVPPTGRIYHETYGCQMNVNDMEIVLSIMKNAGYGEIVSVPESAEIIFINTCAIRDNAEQKVWQRLNYFWFLKRHWKSNVATGRSQSMRPPKVVVLGCMAERLKEKILDSDKMVDVVCGPDAYRDLPRLLEEVDYGQRGINTLLSLEETYADINPVRISKNSVTAFVSVMRGCNNMCSFCIVPFTRGRERSRPVESIVREVAELWKEGVKEVMLLGQNVNSYNDASGIEREVESGSNWKLSEGFSSMAKVKNMGLRFSDLLDRLSSEFPEMRFRFTSPHPKDFPDDLLYLMRERHNICKLIHLPAQTGSSTVLERMRRGYTREAYLDLVQKIRSIIPDVALSSDFICGFCGETEEEHSETLTLIKAVGYDMAFLFAYSMREKTHAHRNYVDDVPEEIKQRRLAELIETFRESTGQCFDSQIGTTQLVLVEGPNKRAPDTELMGKSDKGHRVLFVNMPIPDREDINTKRNPVVGDYVEVHITRSTRASLFGEALAITKLTSFDNNLDKEAAACSM from the exons ATGGCTTCCTCACTGTCTTCCGTTGTCAACCAACCTCACTTAGCTCAGCGCCTCAAGCTTCACCGTCCATCTTCTCTTACCACTCTCACAATTTTCttccacaaacacaaacaccaacaccaacacaATGCTTCATTTCCACACCCATATACGTCATCGCCTCGCTCACGCCCTCTCAATCTCATCATGGCATCCAGAACCCACTCTCCTTCCTACACTCTCCGCCGTCACTTCATCCCTCAAGCTACACTCACTGCTTCCGAAGCTCAACCCCG CCTTGTACCAGATACTGAAGTTCCTCCCACTGGTCGAATATATCATGAGACTTATGGATGTCAAATGAATGTTAATGATATGGAGATTGTTCTGTCTATAATGAAAAATGCTGGTTATGGTGAAATTGTGAGTGTTCCCGAGAGTGCAGAAATAATATTCATCAATACCTGTGCCATTAGAGACAATGCAGAGCAGAAGGTATGGCAGAGGCTTAATTACTTTTGGTTTCTTAAGAGGCATTGGAAGAGCAACGTTGCTACTGGAAGGTCGCAATCCATGCGCCCTCCAAAAGTGGTGGTTTTGGGATGTATGGCTGAGAGGTTAAAGGAGAAGATACTTGATTCAGACAAAATGGTTGATGTGGTTTGTGGGCCTGATGCTTACAGGGATTTGCCGCGATTACTGGAGGAGGTTGATTATGGTCAGAGAGGGATCAATACTCTCCTTTCACTCGAGGAGACTTATGCTGATATTAATCCAGTTCGAATCTCCAAGAACTCAGTTACTGCATTTGTCTCAGTGATGAGGGGTTGCAACAATATGTGTTCGTTTTGTATTGTACCTTTTACTAGAGGCAGAGAGCGATCACGCCCTGTGGAGTCAATTGTGAGAGAGGTAGCAGAGCTTTGGAAAGAGGGTGTTAAGGAAGTAATGCTTCTTGGCCAGAATGTGAACAGCTACAATGATGCATCTGGAATTGAGAGAGAGGTTGAATCAGGGTCCAATTGGAAACTTAGTGAAGGATTTTCCAGCATGGCTAAGGTCAAGAATATGGGTTTAAGGTTCTCTGATCTACTGGATCGATTGTCCTCAGAATTTCCTGAGATGCGATTCAGATTCACGTCTCCACACCCTAAAGATTTTCCTGATGATTTGCTTTATCTAATGCGAGAAAGACATAATATATGCAAATTGATACATTTACCTGCTCAAACTGGAAGTAGCACAGTGcttgagagaatgagaagaggaTATACACGAGAGGCTTACTTGGATCTTGTGCAAAAAATTCGGAGTATTATTCCAGATGTGGCTTTGAGCAGTGATTTCATTTGTG GATTTTGTGGAGAAACAGAGGAGGAGCATTCTGAGACGTTGACTCTAATAAAAGCTGTTGGTTATGATATGGCATTCTTGTTTGCTTATAGCATGAGGGAGAAAACTCATGCCCACAGAAATTATGTTGATGATGTTCCGGAGGAAATAAAGCAGAGAAGGCTAGCTGAACTTATTGAGACTTTCCGTGAGAGCACAGGACAGTGTTTTGACTCTCAGATTGGAACTACACAGCTTGTATTAGTCGAAGGACCCAATAAAAGAGCTCCAGATACTGAGCTTATGGGCAAGAGCGACAAGGGCCATCGAGTGTTGTTTGTCAATATGCCAATCCCAGACAGGGAAGACATTAATACAAAGCGAAATCCTGTGGTTGGTGATTATGTTGAAGTCCACATAACAAGATCTACGAGGGCGTCACTCTTTGGTGAAGCACTTGCTATAACTAAACTGACTTCGTTTGACAATAATCTGGATAAAGAAGCTGCTGCATGCAGCATGTAA
- the LOC100811898 gene encoding D-2-hydroxyglutarate dehydrogenase, mitochondrial isoform X2: protein MVPGTCSVSELRTSEPPSLTPSKIHTQPPLSIIFNPIPKYRNVTNLTLCASAAIVHRKLPNKFEAEPETMANHNSRFLLRSFIPFFHRRMNSPLLPSATSCPRLTSGTAFDEKFTQLPSNIVRGDHRQVLSFFNPSRNFAETKQWGVGIRHKCFGSMAGSVQRNPRFSKLNDDDVRYLEGILGSKNVVQDEDKLVTSNTDWMHKYKGSSKLLLQPRTADQVSQILKYCNSRNLAVVPQGGNTGLVGGSVPVFDEVIVSLSSMNKIISFDKVSGILVCEAGCILENIMSFLDNEGFIMPLDLGAKGSCQIGGNVSTNAGGLRLVRYGSLHGSVLGVEAVLANGTVLDMLKTLRKDNTGYDLKHLFIGSEGSLGIVTKVSILTPPKLSSVNVAFLACKDYSSCQKLLQEAKGKLGEILSAFEFLDVQSMNLVLNHMEGARNPLPSLHNFYVLIETTGSDESSDKQKLEAFLLGSMENELISDGVLAQDINQASSFWLLREGIPEALMRAGAVYKYDLSIPLEHMYNLVEEMRSRLDFVTY from the exons ATGGTACCTGGCACGTGTAGTGTGTCAGAACTCAGAACAAGTGAACCTCCTAGTTTAACACCATCTAAAATACACACACAACCTCCACTTTCCATCATCTTCAATCCAATTCCAAAGTACCGTAACGTAACAAACTTGACTTTGTGTGCCTCAGCTGCTATTGTTCATCGCAAGCTACCTAACAAGTTCGAGGCTGAACCTGAGACAATGGCGAATCACAATAGCAGATTCCTCTTACGCTCCTTCATCCCCTTCTTCCATCGCCGAATGAACTCACCTCTTCTTCCTTCAGCAACGTCATGTCCTCGGTTAACTTCGGGGACAGCTTTTGATGAAAAATTCACGCAGTTACCGAGCAATATTGTTCGCGGGGATCATCGTcaagttttgtcttttttcaATCCTTCAAGAAATTTCGCGGAAACCAAACAATGGGGTGTTGGAATTCGGCACAAATGCTTTGGTTCTATGGCTGGGTCGGTTCAAAGGAACCCCAGATTCTCAAAGttgaatgatgatgatgttcgATACTTAGAGGGTATATTGGGTTCCAAAAATGTTGTTCAAGATGAGGACAAGCTTGTCACTTCAAACACTGATTGGATGCATAAATACAAAGGCTCTAGTAAGCTCCTGTTACAACCTAGGACCGCTGATCAG GTTTCTCAGATTCTTAAATATTGTAACTCCAGAAACTTGGCTGTTGTTCCCCAAGGTGGAAATACTGGTCTTGTAGGAGGAAGTGTGCCTGTCTTTGATGAA GTGATTGTTAGTCTTAGTTCTATGAATAAGATCATATCTTTCGACAAG GTTAGTGGAATATTGGTATGTGAAGCTGGGTGCATATTGGAAAATATAATGTCATTCCTGGACAATGAAGG ATTTATTATGCCACTAGACTTAGGTGCAAAAGGGAGTTGTCAGATTGGTGGAAATGTTTCAACTAATGCTGGTGGTTTGCGTCTTGTTCGCTATGGATCGCTTCATGGAAGTGtacttg GTGTTGAAGCTGTTCTGGCAAATGGTACTGTACTTGACATGCTTAAGACATTGCGCAAAGATAATACTGGCTATGATTTGAAACATCTATTTATAG GAAGTGAAGGTTCCTTGGGAATTGTTACTAAGGTTTCAATACTTACCCCACCAAAGTTATCTTCAGTGAATGTGGCTTTTCTTGCTTGTAAAGACTATAGCAGCTGCCAG AAATTGCTACAGGAGGCAAAAGGGAAACTTGGGGAGATTTTATctgcatttgaatttctggatgTCCAGTCTATGAATTTG GTTTTAAATCACATGGAAGGTGCACGAAATCCATTGCCGTCATTGCATAACTTTTATGTTTTGATTGAGACAACAGGCAGTGATGAATCTTCTGACAA GCAAAAGCTTGAAGCATTTCTACTTGGCTCCATGGAGAATGAATTGATATCCGATGGTGTTCTTGCACAAGACATAAACCAAGCATCATCTTTTTGGCTTCTACGTGAG GGTATACCAGAGGCATTGATGAGAGCAGGAGCTGTTTACAAGTATGATTTATCAATACCTCTTGAACACATGTACAATCTTGTTGAAGAAATGCGCTCTAGACTAG ATTTTGTCACATATTGA